A stretch of Desulfitobacterium dichloroeliminans LMG P-21439 DNA encodes these proteins:
- the pyrF gene encoding orotidine-5'-phosphate decarboxylase — translation MEQEGAIQENATKVMVALDVDSREKALALADQLQGSGCWLKVGMELYNATGASIIKELKEKGFSVFLDLKLHDIPNTVERAVRVLAGYGADMLTIHCSGGYDMMARAVQATHEVKEQRNAAKRMKIIGITVLTSLDEARLHEELGVSRTLQNQVVALAELGQRAGIDGVVASAQESQILREHLGPDFLVITPGIRPRGSETHDQARTLTPKEALGAGSSYLVVGRPITQAANPRQALEHLWD, via the coding sequence ATGGAGCAAGAAGGAGCAATTCAGGAGAATGCTACCAAGGTGATGGTAGCCTTGGATGTGGACAGCAGGGAAAAGGCTCTAGCTTTGGCGGACCAACTGCAGGGGAGTGGGTGCTGGCTCAAAGTAGGGATGGAGCTGTATAACGCAACAGGGGCAAGCATAATCAAAGAGTTAAAGGAGAAAGGCTTCTCCGTCTTCTTAGATCTTAAGCTCCATGACATTCCCAATACGGTGGAAAGAGCGGTGCGAGTTTTAGCCGGATATGGTGCAGATATGCTTACAATTCACTGTAGCGGTGGTTATGATATGATGGCACGAGCAGTCCAAGCCACTCATGAGGTCAAGGAGCAAAGAAACGCCGCAAAACGGATGAAAATTATTGGGATTACAGTCTTAACCAGTCTTGACGAAGCGAGACTGCATGAGGAGCTAGGAGTAAGCCGTACCCTGCAAAATCAGGTGGTGGCCTTAGCCGAGCTTGGGCAAAGGGCAGGTATCGATGGGGTCGTTGCTTCCGCACAGGAAAGTCAAATCCTCCGTGAACATTTAGGACCAGATTTCCTGGTCATTACTCCTGGAATCCGTCCCCGAGGAAGCGAGACCCATGATCAAGCCCGTACCCTCACCCCCAAGGAAGCTCTTGGGGCGGGCAGCTCTTATCTGGTGGTAGGTAGACCGATCACACAAGCTGCGAATCCTCGGCAGGCATTAGAACATCTCTGGGATTGA
- the pyrR gene encoding bifunctional pyr operon transcriptional regulator/uracil phosphoribosyltransferase PyrR: MEGIAKSKILDADGIRRAITRIAHEIVEKNKGTDGVVLIGIRRRGVPLAERIRQRIEEFEGVKLPLGILDITLYRDDLSRIDVQPVVHQTEVPFPIEGKTVVLVDDVLFTGRTARAALDATMDLGRAEKIQLAVLVDRGHRELPIRADYVGKNLPTSSREIVSVCIQEIDEAEEVLLLERSEQKK; the protein is encoded by the coding sequence GTGGAAGGGATTGCGAAGAGCAAGATTCTGGATGCTGATGGAATTCGACGGGCAATCACGCGGATTGCTCACGAAATCGTTGAGAAAAATAAAGGAACGGACGGAGTTGTCCTGATTGGAATCCGACGCCGCGGCGTTCCGTTGGCGGAACGAATTCGGCAACGCATCGAAGAATTTGAAGGCGTTAAACTTCCCTTAGGGATATTAGATATTACCCTATATCGAGATGATCTAAGCCGGATTGATGTGCAGCCGGTAGTTCATCAAACCGAGGTGCCCTTTCCAATTGAAGGGAAGACGGTTGTTTTGGTAGATGATGTCTTGTTCACGGGGCGCACTGCTCGAGCGGCTCTCGATGCTACCATGGATTTAGGAAGGGCGGAAAAAATCCAATTAGCTGTCCTTGTAGATCGAGGCCATCGAGAACTCCCCATTCGTGCCGATTATGTGGGGAAAAACCTTCCCACCTCGAGCCGAGAGATTGTATCCGTCTGCATTCAAGAAATTGATGAGGCAGAAGAGGTGCTTTTACTGGAGCGTTCTGAACAAAAGAAATAA
- a CDS encoding dihydroorotate dehydrogenase has product MNSNSVENIDMRVNLGPLTLKNPVLTCSGTYGFGDEYAPYCPVEKLGGITLKGLTPEPRLGNPLPRLAETPAGMLNSVGLENPGLEEFLQSYLPKVRELPTTVIANISGFSLRDYEIMANAFQAGSGIDAIEVNISCPNVKHGGMHFGTHPESAQEVIALVKAKTNLPVIAKLSPNVTNIVQMAKAVEQGGADIISMINTLLGMSIDIERRQPILANKVGGLSGPAIRPVAVRMVWQVTQAVNIPIIGMGGILTWQDAVEFMLAGAKAVSIGTGNFVNPLAPLEVLEGIEEYCRRHGFASVSDIVGLAH; this is encoded by the coding sequence ATGAACAGTAATTCTGTCGAAAATATAGACATGAGAGTAAACCTCGGACCCTTAACCTTGAAAAATCCCGTCCTCACCTGCTCCGGCACCTATGGCTTCGGAGATGAGTATGCCCCCTACTGTCCGGTGGAAAAGCTGGGGGGAATCACTCTCAAAGGGCTTACTCCTGAGCCTCGCTTAGGTAACCCCTTACCACGATTGGCAGAAACCCCTGCGGGAATGCTCAACTCCGTAGGACTGGAGAATCCTGGCCTAGAAGAATTTCTCCAATCCTATCTCCCTAAGGTGCGGGAATTACCGACGACGGTCATTGCTAATATCTCCGGGTTTTCCTTAAGGGACTATGAAATTATGGCCAATGCTTTTCAAGCAGGTTCAGGAATCGATGCTATCGAAGTTAATATTTCCTGCCCAAATGTGAAGCATGGAGGAATGCACTTTGGCACTCATCCGGAGAGTGCTCAGGAAGTCATCGCTTTGGTCAAGGCTAAGACGAATCTTCCTGTGATTGCCAAGCTATCGCCCAATGTTACGAATATTGTGCAGATGGCCAAAGCGGTGGAGCAGGGTGGCGCTGATATTATCTCCATGATCAACACCTTGCTGGGTATGAGTATTGATATTGAACGACGTCAACCCATCTTAGCTAATAAAGTGGGAGGACTTTCCGGACCGGCGATTCGGCCGGTGGCGGTGCGTATGGTTTGGCAAGTCACTCAGGCTGTAAATATCCCAATTATCGGTATGGGAGGAATCCTCACCTGGCAGGACGCGGTGGAATTCATGTTGGCCGGTGCAAAAGCCGTTAGTATCGGTACGGGGAATTTTGTGAATCCGCTAGCGCCGCTCGAGGTGCTTGAAGGAATCGAGGAGTATTGTCGCAGACACGGCTTTGCTTCTGTGAGCGATATTGTAGGGTTAGCACACTAG
- the carB gene encoding carbamoyl-phosphate synthase large subunit: MKNKKWNKVLVIGSGPIVIGQAAEFDYAGTQACRALREEGVEVVLVNSNPATIMTDQEVADRVYIEPLTVEFLERIIERERPDGLIPTMGGQTGLNLAFQLAERGILDRCGVQLMGTSLESITKAEDREHFRSLMNSLGEPVPPSVIVSEVEEALDFAEEIGFPVIVRPAYTLGGTGGGIAQDRQSLQEICKSGLQASLIGQILVEKSVAGWKEIEYEVLRDGAGNCITICNMENMDPVGVHTGDSIVVAPCQTLTDREVQALRTSSRRIVEALGIEGGCNVQYALHPERLDYVVIEVNPRLSRSSALASKATGYPIAKVAAKIALGYTLPELTNAVTGKTSACFEPALDYVVVKIPRWPFDKFSDADRRLGTQMKATGEVMGLGRNLETALQKAVRSLEIKAYGLLLPELEGLSDEEILNRCQKPDDQLLFILAEGFRRGFSLERIQKASHWNPYFLLAIQRIVKLSYELQTSPWHQELLLKAKRMGFADREIARLWKTTEKELYDYREDKGIHPVFKMVDTCAGEFEALTPYFYSSYDQENEGIPSPKRKVVVLGSGPIRIGQGIEFDYCSVHSVLALKKAGVETIIINNNPETVSTDFDTADRLYFEPLTLEDVSAVLDLEQPEGVIVQFGGQTAIGLAKPLAERGYKILGTSIEDIDRAEERGLFDEVLNAIGAKRPKGGQASSLKEARDVAAQIGYPLMIRPSFVLGGRAMEIVYDPTELENVVNRAMADFPGQELWMDQYLVGTEVEVDAISDGENVSIPGIMEHLERAGVHSGDSIAVYPPLTLPEPLKERITLLTTEIARTLNVLGLLNIQYVIYQGEVYVIEVNPRSSRTVPFISKVTGLSIVDYATDVIMGKTLPELNLPLGLWPVPDRVAVKVPVFSFSKLHRVEPSLGPEMKSTGEVMGVDRTYEKALYKALLAGGFNMSAHGSLLVTLADRDKQEGLSLVKKFVDLGFRILATEGTAKALREEEIEVIPVAKLHQGSTEITDAIRQGVIQCVLNTTTHNKKQASDGFAIRRTAVEQGIPCFTSLDTASAWVHVLMSFLPSLMPLS, translated from the coding sequence ATGAAAAATAAGAAGTGGAATAAGGTGCTCGTGATCGGATCAGGTCCGATTGTGATTGGTCAAGCTGCAGAATTTGATTATGCCGGAACTCAGGCCTGCCGTGCCTTGCGGGAAGAAGGAGTTGAGGTAGTTCTCGTCAACTCTAATCCTGCCACAATTATGACGGATCAGGAGGTCGCTGACCGAGTCTATATCGAGCCTTTGACAGTGGAATTTTTAGAACGGATTATCGAAAGAGAACGGCCCGATGGCCTTATTCCAACAATGGGCGGGCAAACGGGTCTGAACTTAGCCTTTCAATTGGCGGAGCGAGGAATACTGGATCGCTGCGGGGTGCAGCTCATGGGAACCTCTCTCGAAAGCATTACCAAGGCAGAAGATCGGGAACATTTCCGGAGCCTGATGAATTCCCTTGGGGAGCCTGTTCCGCCCAGCGTGATTGTCTCAGAGGTGGAAGAAGCTCTAGACTTTGCGGAGGAAATTGGTTTTCCCGTGATTGTTCGACCGGCCTATACTCTTGGCGGTACCGGGGGCGGAATTGCCCAAGATCGTCAATCTCTTCAGGAAATCTGCAAAAGCGGTTTGCAAGCTAGCCTCATCGGCCAAATTCTGGTGGAGAAAAGTGTGGCGGGTTGGAAGGAAATCGAATACGAAGTGCTCAGGGATGGTGCGGGCAATTGCATCACCATTTGTAATATGGAGAATATGGACCCGGTAGGGGTTCATACCGGTGACAGTATCGTGGTAGCTCCTTGTCAGACTTTAACGGATCGGGAGGTGCAAGCCCTGCGTACCTCATCCCGCAGGATTGTGGAAGCCTTGGGTATTGAAGGTGGGTGTAATGTGCAATATGCCCTGCATCCGGAACGCTTGGATTATGTGGTCATCGAGGTGAACCCGCGTCTGAGTCGCTCCAGTGCCTTGGCTTCCAAGGCCACCGGCTACCCAATCGCTAAAGTAGCTGCAAAAATCGCTTTAGGCTATACCCTTCCGGAGCTGACCAACGCTGTAACCGGAAAAACTTCAGCCTGTTTTGAACCGGCCTTGGATTATGTAGTGGTCAAAATTCCCCGCTGGCCCTTCGATAAATTCTCAGATGCAGATCGGCGCTTAGGAACGCAGATGAAGGCCACAGGGGAAGTGATGGGCTTGGGCAGGAATCTGGAGACCGCCTTGCAGAAAGCTGTACGTTCCTTGGAGATTAAAGCCTACGGACTGCTCCTGCCCGAGTTGGAGGGGCTTTCAGACGAAGAAATTCTTAACCGTTGCCAAAAGCCTGATGATCAGCTGCTTTTTATCTTAGCGGAAGGATTCAGACGAGGCTTTAGTCTAGAGCGGATTCAAAAAGCCAGCCACTGGAATCCTTATTTTTTGCTGGCAATTCAACGCATCGTGAAGTTGAGCTATGAGCTCCAGACTTCTCCTTGGCATCAGGAACTTTTATTGAAAGCGAAAAGAATGGGCTTTGCCGATCGGGAGATTGCTCGTTTATGGAAGACCACAGAAAAAGAGCTCTATGACTATCGTGAGGACAAAGGAATTCATCCGGTCTTCAAAATGGTCGATACCTGTGCCGGGGAATTTGAGGCCCTCACCCCCTATTTTTACTCCAGTTATGATCAAGAAAATGAGGGAATCCCTTCCCCTAAACGTAAAGTGGTGGTTTTAGGTTCCGGGCCGATTCGCATCGGGCAAGGGATTGAATTTGATTATTGCTCAGTCCACTCTGTACTGGCCCTCAAGAAGGCTGGAGTAGAGACCATTATCATCAACAACAATCCGGAGACTGTATCCACAGACTTTGATACAGCAGACCGGCTTTATTTTGAGCCCTTAACTCTTGAAGACGTCTCGGCGGTCTTGGACCTAGAACAGCCCGAAGGAGTTATCGTCCAATTCGGGGGGCAAACGGCCATCGGTCTAGCCAAGCCTTTAGCGGAACGGGGCTATAAAATCCTTGGCACCAGCATTGAGGATATCGACCGGGCGGAAGAGCGTGGCCTCTTCGATGAGGTTCTCAACGCCATCGGTGCTAAACGACCCAAGGGAGGTCAAGCATCTTCTCTGAAAGAAGCACGCGATGTGGCGGCTCAAATTGGCTACCCGCTGATGATTCGTCCTTCCTTTGTCCTAGGTGGACGAGCCATGGAGATTGTCTATGACCCCACCGAACTAGAAAACGTGGTCAACCGAGCGATGGCCGATTTTCCGGGCCAAGAGCTCTGGATGGACCAATATCTGGTCGGAACAGAAGTAGAAGTGGATGCAATCTCCGATGGAGAAAATGTAAGCATTCCGGGAATTATGGAGCATCTAGAAAGGGCGGGAGTACACTCCGGTGACTCCATTGCAGTCTATCCTCCTTTGACCCTGCCCGAGCCGCTAAAAGAACGAATCACACTACTCACCACAGAGATTGCGCGGACCCTCAATGTGTTGGGCCTCTTAAATATCCAGTATGTCATTTACCAAGGCGAGGTTTATGTGATTGAAGTAAACCCACGCTCCAGTCGTACCGTGCCTTTCATCAGCAAGGTCACCGGGCTATCTATTGTGGATTATGCTACGGATGTCATAATGGGGAAAACTCTGCCGGAATTGAACTTACCCTTGGGCTTATGGCCGGTACCGGATCGAGTGGCAGTCAAGGTCCCTGTCTTTTCCTTCTCCAAGCTTCATCGAGTGGAGCCCTCTTTAGGGCCGGAGATGAAATCCACCGGCGAGGTGATGGGGGTAGACCGGACTTATGAAAAAGCTCTCTACAAAGCCCTTCTGGCTGGAGGGTTCAATATGTCTGCTCATGGTAGTTTGTTGGTTACCTTAGCGGATCGGGATAAGCAAGAGGGACTTTCTTTAGTTAAGAAGTTTGTAGACTTAGGATTTCGGATCTTAGCTACGGAAGGAACAGCCAAGGCTCTTCGTGAAGAGGAAATTGAAGTGATTCCGGTGGCAAAGCTACATCAAGGATCCACGGAAATCACAGACGCCATCCGTCAAGGTGTAATTCAATGCGTGCTCAATACCACGACTCATAATAAGAAACAAGCCAGCGATGGTTTTGCGATTCGCCGCACAGCGGTTGAGCAAGGCATCCCTTGCTTTACGAGCCTAGATACAGCCTCGGCCTGGGTTCATGTGCTGATGTCCTTTTTACCCAGCCTGATGCCACTCAGTTGA
- a CDS encoding aspartate carbamoyltransferase catalytic subunit, protein MGWTRKDILHMEDLKPSEIQIIINTAKPMKEILSRAVKKLPTFRGRSVYNLFFESSTRTRTSFETAAKILGADTTSLAVAQSSVNKGESLLDTVRTLQAMKPDLVVIRHSSSGAAHFLAKELKAGVINAGDGQHEHPTQALLDLYTMQEHLGSVEGKKILLVGDILHSRVARSNVWALKALGAEVVLVGPPTLLTPEIKSWGVKTTYHLDEELAGADVIMALRLQLERQKAGLLPSLREYSQLYGITAERVQRTGKKTLIMHPGPVNRGVEIESSIVNSTQSVIEEQVTNGVAVRMAIMYLLLGGGTNHVVD, encoded by the coding sequence ATGGGCTGGACACGCAAAGATATTCTGCATATGGAAGATCTGAAACCAAGTGAGATCCAAATCATAATCAATACGGCAAAACCTATGAAGGAAATCTTGTCAAGGGCCGTAAAGAAGCTGCCAACCTTTCGCGGGAGATCGGTATATAACTTGTTTTTTGAATCCTCTACCCGCACCAGAACCTCCTTTGAGACAGCGGCGAAGATACTTGGTGCCGACACCACCAGCTTGGCAGTGGCTCAGAGCAGCGTCAATAAGGGTGAAAGTTTGCTTGATACCGTAAGAACCCTGCAAGCCATGAAGCCGGATCTTGTGGTCATTCGACACTCCAGTTCGGGAGCGGCACATTTTCTTGCTAAGGAACTGAAAGCAGGTGTGATTAACGCTGGGGATGGACAACATGAGCACCCCACCCAAGCCTTGCTTGATTTATATACCATGCAGGAGCATCTAGGTAGTGTTGAGGGAAAGAAGATTCTCCTCGTCGGAGATATTCTGCACTCCCGCGTTGCCCGTAGCAATGTCTGGGCCCTTAAAGCCTTGGGAGCAGAAGTAGTGCTCGTCGGCCCTCCGACCTTGCTCACTCCTGAAATTAAATCCTGGGGTGTGAAAACAACCTATCATCTCGATGAAGAACTGGCTGGAGCGGATGTCATCATGGCTTTAAGGCTACAGCTCGAGCGGCAAAAGGCAGGGCTACTGCCGAGTCTGCGGGAATACTCGCAACTCTACGGGATTACTGCCGAAAGAGTTCAGAGGACCGGTAAAAAGACCTTGATTATGCATCCTGGACCGGTGAATCGAGGGGTAGAAATTGAGAGTAGTATCGTCAATTCCACCCAGTCGGTTATTGAGGAGCAAGTAACCAACGGCGTCGCCGTCCGCATGGCCATTATGTATCTATTATTGGGAGGGGGAACAAATCATGTGGTGGATTAA
- a CDS encoding dihydroorotate dehydrogenase electron transfer subunit — protein MLGKAQIIAHDFVGDPLYKIRRLVLRTEIAREAQPGQFVHVQVTKGIDPLLRRPISIADIQREAQEITLLYRIKGRGTEILSEAKVGEELSLMGPLGRGFTLPTQGELILVAGGIGVFPLLPLAKAAQEKSLAVSLYWGGENEGFFTSSGLELWQEAGIPVFLSTMDGSIGEKGNVLDLIQKQVESRVNHGKDAVAGACSDDLSVAVCGPQVMTQVVSDYFLLKGASVEVSLEERMGCAVGACLGCVCTLRDEVSGRIYRGKVCKDGPVFKGKEVLWDYEQ, from the coding sequence TTGTTAGGAAAGGCCCAAATTATTGCCCATGATTTCGTGGGTGATCCTCTCTACAAAATCAGGAGACTCGTTCTCCGGACGGAAATTGCTCGAGAGGCTCAACCCGGACAATTTGTCCATGTGCAAGTCACCAAAGGAATAGATCCTTTGCTGCGCCGCCCGATCAGTATCGCGGACATTCAGCGAGAAGCTCAAGAAATCACGCTACTCTACCGCATCAAGGGAAGAGGGACAGAGATATTATCCGAAGCTAAAGTCGGGGAGGAACTGAGCCTGATGGGTCCTCTGGGTCGTGGATTTACCCTGCCTACACAGGGAGAGCTCATCTTGGTAGCCGGTGGGATTGGGGTATTTCCTTTGCTTCCCTTGGCTAAAGCCGCGCAGGAGAAGAGTCTTGCTGTGAGTTTATATTGGGGTGGGGAAAATGAAGGCTTCTTTACCAGTTCTGGACTGGAACTGTGGCAAGAAGCTGGTATCCCTGTTTTCCTTAGCACAATGGATGGTAGCATCGGTGAGAAAGGAAATGTCCTAGATCTTATTCAAAAGCAGGTGGAAAGTCGGGTCAATCATGGTAAGGACGCTGTAGCAGGTGCTTGTAGTGACGATTTATCTGTGGCAGTGTGTGGTCCCCAGGTTATGACTCAGGTCGTCAGTGATTACTTTTTACTAAAAGGAGCTTCGGTGGAGGTTTCCTTAGAGGAGCGGATGGGTTGCGCAGTGGGAGCCTGCTTGGGCTGTGTGTGCACTCTTAGGGATGAAGTGAGCGGTAGAATATACAGGGGTAAAGTGTGTAAGGATGGACCGGTGTTTAAAGGGAAGGAGGTGCTCTGGGATTATGAACAGTAA
- a CDS encoding dihydroorotase, translating to MWWIKNAQVIDPAQNISGIYDVLVGEGKIIELKKNMTAEEVREKLGESSTWEEIDATGKYLFPGLIDVHTHLREPGREDKEDIASGSRAAVRGGFTTILAMPNTTPVLDQKALIEYVVNQGKKVGLAKIHPIAAMTKGQEGKELVEMVELSTAGAVGFSDDGRGVQNAEMMRLALEYAKLTRCPVVSHCEDESLAHHGVMHRGLVSTHLGLRGIPSSSESVMVARDLLLAEEGGGKLHLAHISAMESVVLIREAKKRGVDVTAEVNPHHLIFTDEAIAETPYATSYKVNPPLRTEADRQALIEGLLDGTIDMLATDHAPHTWEEKANPFDEAPFGISGLETALAAVWQHLVVPGVLPVEILVQAWSMNPAQRFQLTGGSLKPGAVADLLLFDPKHSETISAESLATKGKNTPFLDQELQGLPMKVWVEGRLWER from the coding sequence ATGTGGTGGATTAAGAATGCACAAGTCATTGATCCGGCTCAAAATATCTCGGGCATCTACGATGTTTTGGTAGGTGAAGGTAAAATTATTGAGCTAAAGAAGAACATGACTGCCGAGGAAGTTCGGGAGAAATTAGGAGAGTCCTCGACTTGGGAGGAAATTGACGCCACAGGTAAATACCTCTTTCCGGGCCTGATTGATGTGCATACCCATCTCAGAGAACCGGGTCGAGAGGATAAAGAGGATATTGCTAGCGGTTCTCGGGCAGCAGTCCGAGGGGGCTTTACCACCATCTTAGCGATGCCCAACACAACTCCCGTACTGGATCAAAAGGCCTTGATCGAATATGTAGTAAACCAAGGAAAAAAGGTAGGCTTAGCCAAGATTCATCCCATTGCCGCCATGACGAAGGGACAAGAGGGGAAGGAACTTGTGGAAATGGTTGAGCTGTCTACGGCCGGAGCGGTAGGTTTTTCCGATGATGGCCGGGGGGTTCAGAATGCAGAAATGATGCGTCTGGCTCTGGAATATGCTAAGCTAACCCGCTGCCCCGTCGTCAGTCATTGTGAAGATGAAAGCCTCGCCCATCATGGGGTGATGCATCGGGGACTCGTGAGTACTCACCTGGGCTTGCGGGGAATTCCCAGCAGTTCGGAAAGCGTCATGGTAGCCCGCGATCTTCTCTTGGCAGAAGAAGGGGGCGGAAAGCTGCATTTGGCTCATATCTCAGCTATGGAAAGTGTAGTACTTATTCGGGAAGCCAAAAAGCGAGGGGTGGATGTGACCGCTGAAGTGAATCCTCACCACTTGATCTTCACCGACGAGGCCATCGCCGAGACTCCATATGCTACTTCCTATAAAGTCAATCCTCCTCTTCGCACAGAAGCGGACCGCCAAGCCTTAATTGAGGGATTGCTGGATGGAACCATTGACATGTTAGCCACCGATCACGCCCCTCACACTTGGGAAGAAAAAGCGAATCCTTTTGATGAAGCCCCCTTTGGGATTTCAGGGCTAGAGACGGCTTTGGCCGCAGTATGGCAGCACTTGGTTGTCCCGGGTGTGCTTCCTGTAGAAATACTGGTCCAAGCCTGGAGCATGAACCCTGCTCAGCGCTTTCAGCTGACCGGAGGGTCCTTAAAGCCCGGTGCAGTTGCCGATTTGCTGCTTTTTGATCCTAAGCACTCGGAAACCATCTCAGCCGAATCTCTAGCAACAAAAGGTAAGAACACACCTTTCTTAGACCAAGAACTCCAGGGGTTGCCCATGAAGGTTTGGGTAGAGGGGCGCCTCTGGGAGAGATAA
- the carA gene encoding glutamine-hydrolyzing carbamoyl-phosphate synthase small subunit: MPFLVLQDGTMFEGEGFGAWPEDLEKTQAGEVVFNTSMSGYQEMITDLSYSGQILVLTHPQIGNYGWHDEENEADKILLRGLVVRELSQGEGSEHGDRSLEEFCKVQHIWGLKGIDTRALTRHIRKQGTLPGVFAHTFQQGMKYWEDHSQNPMDMEKTKHWVYKATVQESYEIPGSGPYVAVLDCGAKRNILRSLQQRGLRIRVFPAWSSAEEILASSPKGIFLSNGPGDPSDLPCLVKTVQTLLPKLPMMGICLGHQILALAAGGKTYKLPFGHRGGNHPVQDLRTGKTTMTAQNHGYAVEADSLAGTGFEVIYKNLNDGTVEGMAHTQYPVFSVQYHPEGAPGPDENIELFERFYTAIGA, translated from the coding sequence ATGCCGTTTCTCGTATTGCAAGATGGTACTATGTTTGAAGGAGAAGGGTTTGGAGCATGGCCGGAGGATTTAGAAAAGACGCAGGCTGGGGAAGTGGTTTTTAACACTTCGATGTCAGGGTATCAAGAGATGATCACCGACCTTTCCTATTCGGGTCAGATTCTTGTTCTGACCCATCCGCAGATCGGCAACTATGGCTGGCATGATGAGGAGAATGAAGCGGATAAAATCCTCCTTAGAGGGCTAGTGGTTCGGGAACTTTCCCAAGGGGAAGGCAGTGAGCACGGGGATCGTTCCTTAGAGGAGTTCTGCAAAGTTCAGCACATTTGGGGGCTGAAGGGAATCGATACTCGGGCCCTAACCCGGCATATTCGCAAGCAGGGCACCCTGCCGGGGGTTTTTGCCCATACTTTCCAACAAGGAATGAAGTATTGGGAAGATCACTCTCAAAACCCTATGGACATGGAGAAGACGAAGCACTGGGTCTACAAGGCAACAGTTCAGGAGAGCTACGAGATCCCTGGCAGTGGTCCTTATGTGGCGGTACTCGACTGTGGGGCCAAACGCAATATCCTACGCAGCCTGCAACAACGTGGACTGCGCATTCGCGTGTTTCCTGCATGGAGCAGTGCTGAAGAGATTTTAGCCAGCTCTCCCAAGGGGATCTTTTTGAGCAATGGACCGGGAGATCCCAGTGATCTTCCCTGTTTAGTGAAGACAGTCCAGACCTTGCTTCCCAAACTTCCCATGATGGGAATCTGCTTAGGTCATCAAATTTTAGCCTTAGCAGCTGGAGGTAAAACCTATAAACTACCTTTTGGGCACCGAGGAGGTAACCACCCGGTTCAGGACCTGCGTACAGGCAAAACGACCATGACAGCCCAGAATCACGGGTACGCAGTAGAAGCTGATTCTTTAGCTGGGACAGGCTTTGAAGTGATTTATAAGAATTTGAATGATGGCACAGTAGAAGGGATGGCGCATACTCAATACCCTGTTTTCTCCGTGCAATATCATCCCGAAGGTGCCCCTGGTCCTGACGAGAATATCGAACTTTTTGAACGTTTTTATACGGCGATCGGAGCGTAG